A genome region from Haloactinospora alba includes the following:
- a CDS encoding tyrosine-type recombinase/integrase, which yields MAKTAVGIPDEPEDNGNDRKRSKLRDGVMKRGNTWSYVIRVTDPETGVSKPRWVGGFPTEEDAKAARDEARVKARRGEYIDRNRVTVTEYLEEWIETHGVEIKPKTLHMYRFLIERYVIPRLGDQRIQALRPATITKFYRELSATGGRNGRGLSPRTVEYVHAVLRRAFRDAVEVEQLIASNPVERAKRPRKERNEPGSVWTPAQLRQFLTEVASRHRLYAFFHLAAYTGARRGELLNLRWSDVDMESEEVRITGTAAFIDGQRVEGSTKSGRSRVVSIDPETVAVLRTHRQQQLQDRLAVGEQWCGAEDYVFTTGWGAPVHPDTVSSLMSSLIRRYNKPGEGRPAPEEPLPSARLHDLRHIHATTLLLSGVPVHVVAARLGHGDPSITLRVYAHVIDEQGASVADTFARVLRNAG from the coding sequence ATGGCGAAGACAGCAGTGGGGATCCCGGACGAGCCGGAAGACAACGGCAACGATAGGAAACGGTCGAAGCTCCGCGATGGCGTGATGAAGCGGGGTAACACTTGGTCCTACGTCATCCGGGTCACTGATCCTGAAACCGGTGTGAGTAAGCCGAGGTGGGTTGGTGGGTTCCCTACGGAAGAGGACGCCAAAGCGGCACGCGATGAAGCTCGGGTCAAGGCCCGTCGGGGTGAGTACATTGACCGCAACCGTGTCACCGTGACCGAGTACCTTGAAGAGTGGATCGAGACGCACGGGGTCGAGATCAAGCCGAAAACGCTGCACATGTACCGGTTCCTCATAGAACGGTACGTAATTCCGCGTCTCGGTGATCAGCGGATCCAAGCGCTTCGTCCCGCTACTATCACGAAGTTCTACCGCGAGCTTTCGGCAACCGGTGGGCGCAACGGTAGGGGGCTGTCGCCGCGTACGGTCGAATACGTGCACGCGGTGTTGCGTCGGGCGTTCCGGGACGCCGTGGAAGTGGAACAGCTGATCGCCTCCAACCCGGTTGAACGGGCGAAGCGTCCGCGCAAGGAACGCAACGAACCGGGATCGGTGTGGACACCGGCGCAACTTCGGCAGTTCCTTACTGAGGTAGCGAGCCGCCATCGGCTGTACGCGTTTTTCCACCTGGCCGCGTATACCGGTGCCCGCCGTGGCGAACTACTCAACTTGCGCTGGTCGGATGTGGATATGGAATCGGAAGAGGTCCGCATTACCGGAACAGCGGCCTTCATCGATGGTCAGCGGGTGGAGGGATCGACGAAGAGCGGTCGTTCTCGTGTGGTGAGTATCGATCCTGAGACGGTGGCCGTGCTGAGAACGCACCGGCAACAGCAACTCCAGGACCGGCTAGCGGTCGGGGAGCAGTGGTGCGGAGCAGAGGACTACGTGTTCACCACCGGATGGGGCGCTCCGGTGCATCCGGATACAGTCTCATCGCTGATGTCGTCTCTGATCCGCCGGTACAACAAGCCAGGGGAGGGGAGACCGGCACCGGAGGAACCGCTTCCGTCCGCTCGATTGCATGATCTCCGGCATATTCATGCGACCACGTTGCTTCTCTCCGGTGTCCCGGTGCATGTGGTGGCCGCCCGGCTCGGACACGGTGATCCCTCGATTACCTTGCGGGTCTATGCCCACGTGATCGACGAACAGGGGGCTTCGGTGGCCGATACCTTCGCCCGCGTCCTGCGGAACGCCGGCTAG
- a CDS encoding helix-turn-helix domain-containing protein: protein MTTSQRLLTVPEAARALAISRSKLYELIAVGSVRSLKIDGCRRVPVESLDDYISSRLAAEGVAA from the coding sequence ATGACTACCTCACAACGACTTCTCACTGTTCCGGAAGCCGCTCGGGCTCTGGCGATTTCCCGTAGCAAGCTATATGAGCTGATCGCCGTTGGCTCCGTGCGCTCGTTGAAGATCGATGGTTGTCGCCGGGTTCCGGTGGAATCCCTGGATGACTACATCTCATCGCGGCTGGCTGCTGAGGGGGTTGCGGCCTGA